In Streptomyces hawaiiensis, one genomic interval encodes:
- a CDS encoding GNAT family N-acetyltransferase, translated as MSATTGIGTLTVRPLDPRKDAELLHSWVTHPKAAYWMMQDAKLQDVEREYMRIAAHEHHHAYLGLHEGRPAFLMEKYDPRYVELTGLYDPEPGDVGMHFLVAPTDRPIHGFTKAVITTVMDELFADPRTRRVVVEPDVSNKAVQALNEAVGFVAEREIDKPEKRALLSFCTRERYLAARGVAI; from the coding sequence ATGAGCGCCACCACCGGCATCGGAACGCTCACCGTCCGCCCGCTCGACCCCCGGAAGGACGCCGAGCTGCTGCACTCCTGGGTCACCCACCCCAAGGCGGCCTACTGGATGATGCAGGACGCGAAACTCCAGGACGTCGAGCGCGAGTACATGCGGATCGCCGCGCACGAGCACCACCACGCCTACCTCGGTCTGCACGAGGGCCGGCCGGCGTTCCTGATGGAGAAGTACGACCCCCGGTACGTCGAGCTGACCGGGCTGTACGACCCGGAGCCCGGCGACGTCGGCATGCACTTCCTGGTCGCGCCGACCGACCGGCCGATCCACGGCTTCACCAAGGCCGTCATCACCACGGTGATGGACGAGCTGTTCGCCGACCCGCGCACCCGCCGGGTCGTGGTGGAGCCCGACGTGAGCAACAAGGCAGTACAGGCGCTCAACGAGGCCGTCGGCTTCGTGGCCGAGCGCGAGATCGACAAGCCCGAGAAGCGCGCGCTGCTGAGCTTCTGCACACGCGAGCGGTACCTGGCTGCCCGAGGAGTGGCGATATGA
- a CDS encoding IucA/IucC family protein: MTLFDAVAHLSPERWDQANRLLVRKALAEFTHERLLTPEQDGEQYVVRSDDGLTSYRFTAARRALDHWQVDADSITRHRNGAELPLAALDFFIELQKSLGLSDDILPVYLEEISSTLSGTCYKLTKPKSTAAELARGDFQAIETGMTEGHPCFVANNGRLGFGIHEYLSYAPETASPVRLVWLAAHRSRAAFTAGVGIEYESFLREELGAETVERFHGVLRDQDLDPSDYLFIPVHPWQWWNKLTVTFAAEVARGHLVCLGEGDDEYLAQQSIRTFFNKTSPEKHYVKTALSVINMGFMRGLSAAYMEATPAINDWLAQLIEGDPVLRSTGLSIIRERAAVGYRHLEYERATDRYSPYRKMLAALWRESPVPSLKEGESLATMASLVHVDHEGASVAGALIEQSGLPPKEWLRHYLRAYFTPLLHSFYAYDLVFMPHGENVILVLKDGVVQRSIYKDIAEEIAVMDPDAVLPPTVERLRVEVPEDKKLLSVFTDVFDCFFRFLAANLATEGILEEDDFWRTVADVTRAYQESMPELADKFKQYDMFAPEFALSCLNRLQLRNNEQMVDLSDPSGALQLVGTLENPIARF, translated from the coding sequence ATGACCCTGTTCGACGCCGTGGCACACCTGTCCCCCGAGCGCTGGGACCAGGCCAACCGCCTGCTGGTCCGCAAAGCGCTCGCCGAGTTCACGCACGAGCGGCTGCTCACCCCCGAGCAGGACGGCGAGCAGTATGTCGTCCGCAGCGACGACGGCCTGACGAGCTACCGCTTCACCGCCGCCCGCCGGGCCCTGGACCACTGGCAGGTGGACGCCGACTCGATCACCCGCCACCGCAACGGCGCCGAACTCCCGCTCGCCGCGTTGGACTTCTTCATCGAACTGCAGAAGTCCCTCGGCCTGAGCGACGACATCCTGCCGGTCTACCTGGAGGAGATCTCCTCCACCCTCTCCGGCACCTGCTACAAGCTCACCAAACCGAAGAGCACGGCGGCCGAGCTCGCCCGCGGCGACTTCCAGGCCATCGAGACCGGCATGACCGAGGGCCACCCCTGCTTCGTGGCCAACAACGGCCGGCTCGGCTTCGGCATCCACGAGTACCTGTCGTACGCGCCGGAGACGGCGAGCCCGGTGCGCCTGGTGTGGCTGGCCGCGCACCGCTCGCGCGCGGCGTTCACGGCCGGTGTCGGCATCGAGTACGAGTCGTTCCTGCGCGAGGAGCTGGGCGCGGAGACCGTCGAGCGCTTCCACGGCGTCCTGCGCGACCAGGACCTGGACCCGTCCGACTACCTGTTCATACCGGTCCACCCCTGGCAGTGGTGGAACAAGCTCACCGTCACCTTCGCGGCCGAGGTGGCCCGGGGGCACCTGGTGTGCCTGGGCGAGGGCGACGACGAGTACCTGGCCCAGCAGTCCATCCGCACCTTCTTCAACAAGACCAGCCCCGAGAAGCACTACGTCAAAACGGCCCTGTCGGTCATCAACATGGGCTTCATGCGCGGTCTGTCGGCGGCCTACATGGAGGCCACCCCGGCGATCAACGACTGGCTGGCCCAGCTCATCGAGGGCGACCCGGTGCTGAGGTCCACGGGCCTGTCGATCATCCGGGAGCGCGCGGCGGTCGGCTACCGGCACCTGGAGTACGAGCGGGCGACGGACCGCTACTCGCCGTACCGCAAGATGCTCGCCGCGCTGTGGCGGGAGAGCCCGGTGCCGTCCCTCAAGGAGGGCGAGTCCCTGGCCACCATGGCGTCCCTGGTCCACGTCGACCACGAGGGGGCGTCCGTCGCGGGCGCGCTGATCGAGCAGTCGGGGCTCCCCCCGAAGGAGTGGCTGCGCCACTACCTGCGGGCCTACTTCACGCCCCTCCTCCACAGCTTCTACGCCTACGACCTGGTGTTCATGCCGCACGGCGAGAACGTCATCCTGGTGCTGAAGGACGGGGTGGTGCAGCGCTCGATCTACAAGGACATCGCCGAGGAGATCGCGGTCATGGACCCGGACGCGGTCCTGCCGCCGACGGTCGAGCGGCTGCGAGTGGAGGTCCCGGAGGACAAGAAGCTCCTGTCGGTCTTCACGGACGTCTTCGACTGCTTCTTCCGCTTCCTCGCGGCGAACCTCGCCACCGAGGGAATCCTGGAGGAGGACGACTTCTGGCGCACGGTCGCGGACGTCACCCGCGCCTACCAGGAGTCGATGCCCGAACTCGCCGACAAGTTCAAGCAGTACGACATGTTCGCCCCCGAGTTCGCCCTGTCCTGCCTCAACCGCCTCCAACTCCGCAACAACGAACAGATGGTGGACCTGTCGGACCCGTCAGGCGCCCTCCAGTTGGTAGGCACCCTGGAGAACCCCATCGCACGGTTCTGA
- a CDS encoding beta-N-acetylhexosaminidase has translation MAASVTGAAPAPAASPTPLDRVIPAPASVAPGGSPYRITRGTHIRVDGSRETRGDGEYLATILRSSTGYRLPVTDHGAGGIRLRLAKGPFGAEGYRLDSGRGGVTITAARPAGLFHGVQTLRQLLPAAVEKDTVQPGPWLVAGGTITDTPRYGWRGAMLDVSRHFFTVEQVKRYIDQLTLYKINKLHLHLSDDQGWRIAIDSWPRLASHGGSTEVGGGPGGFYTKADYKEIVRYAASRYLEVVPEIDMPGHTNAALASYADLNCDGIAPPLYTGTEVGFSSLCVGKDITYDFVDDVIRELAALTPGEYLHIGGDEAHSTSHEDYVKFMDRVQPIVAKYGKTVVGWHQLTGASPAKGALAQYWGLDGTSAEEKARVVKAAQSGTGLILSPADRVYLDMKYTEETPLGLSWAGYVEVRRSYDWDPGAYLPGVPGGAVRGVEAPMWSETLENSGHIEFMAFPRLPGVAELGWSAAATHDWSRYKVRLAAQAERWDALGIGYYRSPQVPWGSTGR, from the coding sequence ATGGCCGCCTCGGTGACGGGGGCCGCTCCCGCGCCGGCGGCATCGCCCACCCCGCTCGACCGGGTGATCCCCGCGCCCGCCTCGGTCGCCCCTGGCGGATCCCCGTACCGGATCACCCGCGGCACCCACATCCGCGTCGACGGGTCCCGTGAGACCCGGGGCGACGGCGAGTACCTAGCGACGATCCTGCGCTCCTCGACCGGCTACCGCCTCCCCGTCACCGACCACGGTGCCGGGGGCATCCGACTGCGCCTCGCCAAGGGCCCCTTCGGCGCCGAGGGCTACCGCCTCGACAGCGGCCGGGGCGGCGTCACCATCACCGCCGCCCGGCCCGCCGGCCTCTTCCACGGCGTGCAGACCCTGCGCCAGCTGCTCCCCGCGGCCGTCGAGAAGGACACCGTCCAGCCCGGCCCCTGGCTCGTCGCGGGCGGCACGATCACGGACACCCCGCGCTACGGCTGGCGCGGCGCCATGCTCGACGTCTCCCGGCACTTCTTCACCGTCGAGCAGGTCAAGCGCTACATCGACCAACTCACCCTCTACAAGATCAACAAGCTGCATCTGCACCTCAGCGACGACCAGGGCTGGCGCATCGCCATCGATTCCTGGCCGCGGCTCGCGTCCCACGGCGGTTCGACGGAGGTCGGCGGTGGCCCCGGCGGCTTCTACACCAAGGCCGACTACAAGGAGATCGTGCGGTACGCCGCCTCCCGCTACCTGGAGGTCGTCCCCGAGATCGACATGCCCGGCCACACGAACGCGGCGCTGGCCTCGTACGCCGACCTGAACTGCGACGGCATCGCACCCCCGCTCTACACCGGCACCGAGGTCGGCTTCAGCTCGCTCTGCGTCGGCAAGGACATCACCTACGACTTCGTGGACGACGTGATCCGGGAACTCGCCGCGCTCACACCGGGCGAGTACCTCCACATCGGGGGCGACGAGGCGCACTCCACCAGCCATGAGGACTACGTGAAGTTCATGGACCGGGTGCAGCCGATCGTCGCGAAGTACGGCAAGACGGTGGTCGGCTGGCACCAGCTGACCGGGGCGAGCCCGGCGAAGGGGGCTCTCGCCCAGTACTGGGGGCTGGACGGCACCAGTGCCGAGGAGAAGGCGCGGGTTGTGAAGGCCGCGCAGAGCGGGACCGGGCTGATCCTGTCCCCGGCGGACCGGGTGTATCTCGACATGAAGTACACCGAGGAGACGCCATTGGGGCTGTCCTGGGCCGGGTACGTCGAGGTGCGGCGGTCGTACGACTGGGACCCGGGGGCGTATCTGCCGGGGGTGCCGGGTGGCGCCGTACGGGGGGTCGAGGCGCCCATGTGGTCGGAGACCCTGGAGAACTCCGGGCACATCGAGTTCATGGCGTTTCCGCGGTTGCCGGGGGTTGCGGAGTTGGGGTGGTCGGCGGCGGCTACGCATGACTGGTCGCGCTACAAGGTGCGGTTGGCTGCGCAGGCTGAGCGGTGGGATGCCCTGGGTATCGGCTATTACAGGTCGCCGCAGGTGCCGTGGGGCTCAACCGGGCGGTGA
- a CDS encoding DUF4429 domain-containing protein, protein MAEIIQRDGTWAFDGDALRLTPGRDKNVSLLRKELGELVVPLGALAGVSFEQGKKSGRLRLRLRDGADPLLHATGGRLTEPHDPYQLIVESDRYGVAEYFTDEVRNALLLDQVPSEPVDEYLLPGPAVPLSVSAGDGTAGFDGERIRLEWNWKTEDAKAAAGARTLALADITGVEWHPAAGLENGHLRFTVRHAPTKAPPKYDPNAVELWGFKKDPLMALVAAAVQARLPHPARAAAADDVADARPEPPSAPVTSAEDDHDALLRRLRELGELHRTGVLTDEEFVLAKQAILKRM, encoded by the coding sequence ATGGCGGAAATCATCCAGAGGGACGGCACGTGGGCCTTCGACGGCGACGCGCTGCGGCTGACTCCCGGCCGGGACAAGAACGTCAGCCTGCTGCGCAAGGAGCTGGGTGAACTGGTCGTGCCGCTGGGGGCGTTGGCCGGTGTCTCCTTCGAGCAGGGCAAGAAGTCGGGGCGGCTGAGGCTGCGGCTGCGTGACGGCGCCGACCCCCTGCTGCACGCCACGGGCGGCCGGCTCACCGAGCCCCACGACCCCTACCAGCTGATCGTGGAGTCCGACCGCTACGGCGTCGCCGAGTACTTCACGGACGAGGTCCGCAACGCGCTGCTCCTGGACCAGGTGCCGAGCGAACCGGTGGACGAGTATCTGCTGCCGGGGCCCGCCGTGCCGCTGTCGGTCTCCGCCGGGGACGGCACCGCCGGTTTCGACGGCGAGCGCATACGCCTGGAGTGGAACTGGAAGACGGAGGACGCCAAGGCCGCCGCCGGCGCCCGCACGCTCGCGCTCGCCGACATCACGGGCGTGGAGTGGCACCCGGCGGCCGGTCTGGAGAACGGCCATCTGCGCTTCACCGTGCGGCACGCGCCCACCAAGGCCCCGCCCAAGTACGACCCCAACGCCGTGGAGCTGTGGGGCTTCAAGAAGGACCCGCTGATGGCGCTGGTCGCGGCGGCGGTCCAGGCCAGGCTTCCGCACCCGGCCCGGGCCGCCGCCGCCGACGACGTGGCGGACGCGCGACCGGAGCCGCCTTCTGCTCCGGTCACGTCCGCCGAGGACGACCACGACGCCCTGCTGCGCCGCCTGCGCGAGCTCGGTGAGCTGCACCGCACGGGCGTGCTGACGGACGAGGAGTTCGTCCTGGCCAAGCAGGCGATCCTCAAGCGGATGTAG
- a CDS encoding purple acid phosphatase family protein → MGVPERLAERMSMAEQHEYLRARFSRRTMIRGGAVTLGAVAGGAFVPGATAQAAVSTTRTAPATGTVDGAHVAPFGRHLAYGTDPRTEMTVSWQVPVAVRKPFIRIGAHPWDLSRTIEAEVRTLFTPAGVGASGNHTQYYVHARLTHLRPGRTYYYGVGHQGFDPAQPHLLGTLGTFTTAPSHQEPFTFTAFGDEGVSYHALANNSLLLGQNPAFHLHAGDIAYGDPTGQGRTDDTGFDSRVWDQFLAQTESVAKSVPWMPAYGNHDMEAWYSPNGYGGEEARWTLPDNGPDKKNLPGVYSFVYGNTAVISLDANDISFEIPANLGISGGTQTTWLQAQLKKYRAAHDIDFIVVFFHHCAYCTSTSHASEGGVRQEWVPLFEKYTVDLVINGHNHQYERTDVIKGDKVTKKLPIGGTAYPETDGVVYVTAGAAGRSLYAFSAPLSYEGNEHDVDSVASFVNVKGGKQNETVAWSRVRYLDYSFLRVDVTPAPKGRLATLTVRGIAETGDQVDHFTVARRSK, encoded by the coding sequence ATGGGCGTACCCGAGCGGCTCGCCGAGCGCATGAGCATGGCCGAGCAGCACGAGTACCTGCGCGCCAGGTTCTCCCGGCGCACGATGATCAGAGGCGGTGCCGTCACACTCGGTGCCGTCGCGGGTGGCGCGTTCGTACCGGGCGCCACCGCACAGGCCGCCGTATCGACCACTCGCACCGCCCCCGCCACCGGGACCGTCGACGGCGCCCACGTGGCCCCCTTCGGCCGCCACCTCGCCTACGGCACCGACCCGCGAACGGAGATGACCGTCTCCTGGCAGGTCCCGGTCGCCGTCAGGAAGCCGTTCATCCGGATCGGCGCCCACCCCTGGGACCTCTCCCGCACGATCGAAGCCGAGGTCCGCACCCTCTTCACGCCGGCCGGTGTCGGCGCGAGCGGCAACCACACCCAGTACTACGTCCACGCCAGGCTGACCCACCTGCGCCCGGGCCGGACCTACTACTACGGCGTCGGCCACCAGGGCTTCGACCCGGCCCAGCCGCACCTGCTGGGCACCCTCGGAACCTTCACCACCGCCCCCTCGCACCAGGAGCCGTTCACCTTCACGGCCTTCGGCGACGAGGGCGTCAGCTACCACGCGCTCGCCAACAACAGCCTGCTGCTCGGCCAGAACCCGGCCTTCCACCTGCACGCCGGTGACATCGCGTACGGCGACCCGACCGGCCAGGGCAGGACCGACGACACCGGCTTCGACTCGCGCGTGTGGGACCAGTTCCTCGCCCAGACCGAGTCCGTCGCCAAGTCCGTGCCGTGGATGCCCGCCTACGGCAACCACGACATGGAGGCCTGGTACTCGCCCAACGGCTACGGCGGCGAGGAGGCCCGCTGGACCCTCCCCGACAACGGCCCCGACAAGAAGAACCTCCCGGGCGTCTACTCCTTCGTCTACGGCAACACCGCCGTCATCTCGCTCGACGCCAACGACATCTCCTTCGAGATCCCGGCCAACCTCGGCATCTCCGGCGGCACCCAGACCACGTGGCTTCAGGCGCAGCTCAAGAAGTACCGGGCCGCGCATGACATCGACTTCATCGTCGTGTTCTTCCACCACTGCGCCTACTGCACCTCCACCTCCCACGCCTCCGAGGGCGGGGTCCGGCAGGAGTGGGTGCCGCTGTTCGAGAAGTACACCGTGGACCTGGTCATCAACGGCCACAACCACCAGTACGAGCGCACCGACGTGATCAAGGGCGACAAGGTCACCAAGAAGCTCCCGATCGGCGGCACGGCCTACCCCGAGACCGACGGCGTGGTCTACGTGACGGCCGGTGCGGCCGGCCGCAGTCTCTACGCGTTCAGCGCCCCCCTGTCGTACGAGGGCAACGAGCACGACGTGGACTCCGTGGCCTCGTTCGTCAACGTCAAGGGCGGCAAGCAGAACGAGACCGTCGCCTGGTCCCGGGTGCGCTACCTCGACTACTCCTTCCTGCGCGTGGACGTCACCCCCGCGCCGAAGGGTCGCCTGGCCACGCTCACGGTGCGCGGCATCGCCGAGACCGGGGACCAGGTCGACCACTTCACGGTGGCGCGCCGGTCGAAGTAG
- the glmS gene encoding glutamine--fructose-6-phosphate transaminase (isomerizing), protein MCGIVGYIGKRDVAPLLLEGLQRLEYRGYDSAGIVVTSPKTSGLRMVKAKGRVRDLEAKVPARFKGTTGIAHTRWATHGAPSDVNAHPHLDAEGKVAVVHNGIIDNASDLRRKLEADGVEFLSETDTEVLVHLIARSQATKLEDKVRETLRLIEGTYGIAVMHADFPDRIVVARNGSPVVLGIGEKEMFVASDIAALVAHTRQIVTLDDGEMATLKADDFRTYTTEGTRTTAEPTTVEWEAASYDMGGHDTYMHKEIHEQADAVDRVLRGRIDDRFSTVHLGGLNLDAREARRIRRVKILGCGTSYHAGMIGAQMIEGLARIPADAEPASEFRYRNAVVDPDTLYIAVSQSGETYDVLAAVQELKRKGARVLGVVNVVGSAIAREADGGIYVHAGPEVCVVSTKCFTNTTVAFALLALHLGRTRDLSVRDGKRIIAGLRKLPAQIAEIMEHEDDVKKLALQFAEARSMLFIGRVRGYPVAREASLKLKEISYIHAEAYPASELKHGPLALIEPALPTVAIVPDDDLLEKNRAAMEEIKARSGKILAVAHQPQEKADETIVVPKNEDELDPILMGIPLQLLAYHTALALGRDIDKPRNLAKSVTVE, encoded by the coding sequence ATGTGCGGAATCGTCGGTTACATCGGAAAGCGTGACGTCGCGCCCCTCCTCCTGGAGGGCCTCCAGCGCCTGGAGTACCGCGGCTACGACTCGGCGGGCATCGTCGTCACGTCCCCGAAGACGTCCGGCCTGAGGATGGTCAAGGCCAAGGGCCGCGTGCGCGACCTGGAGGCCAAGGTCCCGGCCCGCTTCAAGGGCACGACCGGCATCGCCCACACCCGCTGGGCCACCCACGGCGCCCCGTCCGACGTCAACGCGCACCCGCACCTGGACGCCGAGGGCAAGGTCGCCGTCGTCCACAACGGCATCATCGACAACGCCTCCGACCTGCGCCGCAAGCTGGAGGCGGACGGCGTCGAGTTCCTCTCCGAGACCGACACCGAGGTCCTCGTCCACCTCATCGCCCGCTCGCAGGCGACCAAGCTGGAGGACAAGGTCCGCGAGACCCTCCGGCTCATCGAGGGCACGTACGGCATCGCCGTCATGCACGCCGACTTCCCCGACCGGATCGTGGTCGCCCGCAACGGCTCCCCGGTCGTCCTCGGCATCGGCGAGAAGGAGATGTTCGTCGCCTCGGACATCGCCGCCCTGGTCGCCCACACGCGGCAGATCGTCACGCTGGACGACGGCGAGATGGCCACCCTGAAGGCCGACGACTTCCGCACGTACACCACCGAGGGCACCCGCACCACCGCCGAGCCCACCACCGTCGAGTGGGAGGCCGCCTCCTACGACATGGGCGGCCACGACACCTACATGCACAAGGAGATCCACGAGCAGGCCGACGCCGTGGACCGCGTGCTGCGCGGCCGCATCGACGACCGCTTCTCCACCGTGCACCTGGGCGGCCTCAACCTGGACGCCCGCGAGGCCCGCCGGATCCGCCGCGTGAAGATCCTCGGCTGCGGCACCTCGTACCACGCGGGCATGATCGGCGCCCAGATGATCGAGGGCCTGGCCCGCATCCCCGCGGACGCCGAGCCGGCCTCCGAGTTCCGCTACCGCAACGCGGTCGTCGACCCCGACACCCTCTACATCGCGGTCTCCCAGTCCGGCGAGACCTACGACGTCCTCGCCGCCGTGCAGGAGCTCAAGCGCAAGGGCGCACGGGTCCTGGGCGTCGTGAACGTGGTCGGCTCGGCGATCGCCCGCGAGGCCGACGGCGGCATCTACGTGCACGCCGGGCCCGAGGTCTGCGTGGTCTCCACCAAGTGCTTCACCAACACCACGGTCGCCTTCGCCCTGCTCGCCCTCCACCTGGGCCGCACCCGCGACCTCTCGGTCCGCGACGGCAAGCGGATCATCGCGGGCCTGCGCAAGCTGCCCGCCCAGATCGCCGAGATCATGGAGCACGAGGACGACGTCAAGAAGCTGGCCCTGCAGTTCGCCGAGGCCCGCTCGATGCTCTTCATCGGCCGGGTGCGGGGCTACCCGGTGGCCCGCGAGGCCTCCCTGAAGCTCAAGGAGATCTCCTACATCCACGCCGAGGCCTACCCTGCCTCCGAGCTCAAGCACGGCCCGCTGGCCCTGATCGAGCCGGCCCTCCCCACGGTCGCGATCGTCCCCGACGACGACCTGCTGGAGAAGAACCGCGCCGCCATGGAGGAGATCAAGGCCCGCAGCGGCAAGATCCTCGCGGTGGCCCACCAGCCCCAGGAGAAGGCCGACGAGACGATCGTCGTCCCGAAGAACGAGGACGAGCTGGACCCGATCCTGATGGGCATCCCGCTCCAACTCCTGGCGTACCACACGGCATTGGCCCTGGGCCGCGACATCGACAAGCCCCGCAACCTGGCCAAGTCGGTAACGGTGGAGTAA
- a CDS encoding GPR1/FUN34/YaaH family transporter, with protein sequence MDKDVSAGSGITTVAGRLALGITLLAFGLGHTAVIDGVSAADAVSIAQYVGGIALFVAGLVALREGDAAGGTAFSVLGALWFTWAVSEGASGNEAGLFLLLFALVALSLTFAGGDQLGRGVYGLFSVSLFLLAIAVFAENDGLAKAGGWFAVAAGAVAWYAATAALAHWPTAVPRRAAGRGVTATG encoded by the coding sequence GTGGACAAAGACGTCTCCGCGGGAAGCGGAATCACGACCGTGGCCGGTCGACTCGCCCTGGGAATCACCCTGTTGGCCTTCGGGCTGGGGCATACCGCTGTGATCGACGGCGTATCGGCTGCTGACGCCGTGTCAATCGCCCAGTACGTGGGCGGCATCGCGCTCTTCGTCGCGGGGCTGGTGGCCCTGCGGGAGGGTGATGCCGCCGGTGGTACGGCGTTCTCGGTGCTCGGGGCGCTGTGGTTCACCTGGGCCGTGTCCGAGGGCGCGTCCGGCAACGAGGCAGGGTTGTTCCTGCTGTTGTTCGCCCTCGTCGCGCTGTCTCTGACGTTCGCGGGCGGGGATCAGCTCGGGCGGGGCGTGTACGGGCTGTTCTCCGTGTCGCTGTTCCTGCTCGCGATCGCCGTGTTCGCGGAGAACGACGGGCTGGCGAAGGCGGGTGGCTGGTTCGCTGTCGCCGCGGGTGCGGTGGCTTGGTATGCGGCGACTGCCGCGTTGGCGCACTGGCCTACCGCTGTTCCGCGACGCGCTGCCGGCCGGGGCGTGACGGCCACCGGTTAG
- a CDS encoding universal stress protein, whose protein sequence is MAGHEFFEPADRKRPVADPTAAEPLAAEEPRHSCDPAFKHGVVVGFDGSTSSERALAYAIGMAHRSGSGLIIVHVANRLPTTVWAGCEPPVFVDVPDHRTEVLGLELACAEYLAEVPWILVERGGDICHELEEVGREYEADAIVVGSTHGIVGRLFGSVAGRLAKRAQRPVIVIP, encoded by the coding sequence ATGGCCGGTCACGAATTCTTCGAACCCGCGGACCGCAAGCGGCCCGTCGCCGATCCCACGGCGGCCGAGCCCCTGGCGGCGGAAGAGCCACGCCATTCCTGCGATCCCGCCTTCAAGCACGGGGTCGTCGTCGGCTTCGACGGCTCCACGTCCAGTGAGCGCGCCCTGGCGTACGCGATCGGCATGGCCCATCGCTCCGGGTCGGGCCTGATCATCGTCCACGTCGCCAACCGGCTGCCGACCACGGTGTGGGCCGGCTGCGAGCCGCCCGTGTTCGTGGACGTGCCGGACCACCGCACCGAGGTGCTCGGTCTCGAACTGGCCTGTGCGGAGTACCTCGCCGAGGTGCCCTGGATCCTGGTCGAGCGCGGCGGTGACATCTGCCACGAACTCGAAGAGGTCGGCCGGGAGTACGAGGCCGACGCGATCGTCGTCGGTTCCACCCACGGCATCGTGGGGCGCCTGTTCGGCTCGGTCGCGGGGCGGCTCGCCAAGCGGGCGCAGCGGCCCGTCATCGTCATTCCCTGA
- a CDS encoding helix-turn-helix domain-containing protein — MSHDSTAAPEAAARKLSGRRRKEIVAVLLFSGGPIFESSIPLSVFGVDRQDAGVPRYRLLVCGGEDGPLRTTGGLELTAPHGLEAISRAGTVVVPAWRSITSPPPEEALDALRRAHEEGARIVGLCTGAFVLAAAGLLDGRPATTHWMYAPTLAKRYPSVHVDPRELFVDDGDVLTSAGTAAGIDLCLHIVRTDHGNEAAGALARRLVVPPRRSGGQERYLDRSLPEEIGADPLAEVVAWALEHLHEQFDVETLAARAYMSRRTFDRRFRSLTGSAPLQWLITQRVLQAQRLLETSDYSVDEVAGRCGFRSPVALRGHFRRQLGSSPAAYRAAYRARRPQGERPQDTESAPGGHGSGMPGHPGHGGHPGQPGQAPAPLHPEHPVPLQSRRTAAASAVGQSPALSASLPGQRSAP; from the coding sequence ATGAGCCACGACTCCACTGCCGCGCCGGAAGCCGCGGCCCGGAAACTTTCCGGGCGACGCCGCAAGGAGATCGTCGCGGTGCTGCTGTTCAGCGGCGGCCCCATCTTCGAGAGTTCCATACCGCTGTCGGTGTTCGGGGTTGACCGCCAGGACGCCGGCGTACCGCGCTACCGCCTGTTGGTGTGCGGGGGCGAGGACGGTCCGCTACGGACCACCGGGGGACTCGAACTCACCGCACCACATGGCCTGGAAGCGATCTCACGCGCGGGCACGGTCGTCGTGCCGGCCTGGCGTTCGATCACTTCTCCGCCACCGGAGGAGGCACTCGACGCGCTGCGCCGCGCCCACGAGGAGGGCGCCCGCATCGTCGGGCTGTGCACCGGCGCCTTCGTCCTGGCGGCGGCGGGCCTGCTGGACGGCCGCCCCGCGACGACACACTGGATGTACGCACCGACGCTGGCCAAGCGCTACCCGTCGGTGCACGTGGACCCGCGTGAGCTGTTCGTCGACGACGGCGACGTGCTGACGTCGGCGGGCACGGCCGCGGGCATCGACCTGTGCCTGCACATCGTGCGCACGGACCACGGCAACGAGGCGGCCGGGGCCCTGGCCAGGCGGCTCGTCGTGCCGCCGCGCCGCAGCGGCGGGCAGGAGCGCTACCTCGACAGGTCTTTACCCGAGGAGATCGGCGCCGACCCGCTCGCCGAGGTCGTCGCCTGGGCGCTGGAGCACCTCCACGAACAGTTCGACGTGGAGACCCTGGCGGCACGCGCGTACATGAGCCGGCGTACGTTCGACCGCCGCTTCCGCTCGCTGACCGGGAGCGCTCCGCTGCAGTGGCTGATCACGCAGCGGGTCCTCCAGGCGCAGCGCCTGCTGGAGACGTCGGACTACTCGGTGGACGAGGTGGCGGGGCGCTGCGGCTTCCGGTCGCCGGTCGCCCTGCGCGGGCACTTCCGCCGCCAGCTGGGTTCGTCCCCGGCCGCGTACCGGGCGGCGTACCGCGCCCGGCGCCCGCAGGGCGAGCGGCCCCAGGACACCGAGAGCGCACCGGGCGGCCATGGGTCCGGCATGCCGGGCCACCCCGGCCACGGGGGGCATCCCGGCCAGCCCGGCCAGGCGCCGGCCCCGCTGCACCCGGAGCACCCGGTGCCGCTGCAGTCCCGCCGTACGGCGGCGGCGAGCGCGGTCGGCCAGTCCCCGGCCCTGTCGGCGAGCCTGCCCGGCCAGCGCAGTGCGCCATGA